A genome region from Blautia coccoides includes the following:
- the spoIIR gene encoding stage II sporulation protein R, whose protein sequence is MRRKMQRNIWIAAVIIGLLATVLLGAVRIHTLKREKEETQQRLEHEVQQGIAKEIFRLHVVANSDTDEDQNLKLHVKTRIVDYLEDVLGEDRSLEATKEGVLTHLNEIEDTARQTIEEEGYDYPVTAAVEKTYFPDKTYGDCTFPAGEYEALNVKIGEAEGHNWWCVLYPSLCFIDESHGVVSEEKKEDLKEVLTEEEFLTILNDPKERDKVKIGFKWF, encoded by the coding sequence GTGAGACGAAAAATGCAGAGAAATATATGGATTGCCGCTGTGATCATCGGACTTCTGGCCACGGTACTGTTGGGAGCTGTGCGCATACATACACTGAAGAGAGAGAAAGAGGAGACGCAGCAGCGGCTGGAACATGAGGTGCAGCAGGGCATCGCAAAGGAAATTTTCCGCCTGCACGTGGTTGCCAACAGCGATACAGATGAGGACCAGAACCTGAAGCTTCATGTAAAGACAAGGATCGTGGACTATCTGGAGGATGTCCTGGGAGAGGACAGATCCCTGGAAGCCACCAAGGAAGGTGTTTTAACCCACTTAAATGAGATTGAAGATACAGCCAGACAGACCATCGAAGAGGAAGGGTATGACTACCCTGTCACAGCCGCTGTGGAAAAGACGTATTTTCCTGATAAGACTTACGGGGACTGCACCTTTCCCGCCGGAGAATATGAAGCCCTGAACGTGAAGATTGGGGAGGCAGAAGGGCATAACTGGTGGTGTGTTCTCTATCCCAGCCTGTGTTTTATTGATGAGTCCCATGGAGTAGTTTCAGAGGAGAAAAAAGAGGACTTAAAGGAAGTTCTGACAGAGGAGGAGTTTCTTACAATACTGAACGATCCCAAAGAAAGGGATAAGGTGAAAATAGGATTTAAGTGGTTTTAG
- the murI gene encoding glutamate racemase, producing the protein MNQNKQAPIGVFDSGVGGLTVAREIMRNLPGERIVYFGDTARVPYGSKSKDIVLKYSRQIVRFLQTQDVKAIVVACNTASAMALETIREEIDIPIIGVVKPGAKVAAQTTRNKKIGLIGTRGTVKSELYPAIIHEYDPQIQVIGQACPLLVPLVEEGWLKDEVTVEVAKRYLDPLLEQGVDTLILGCTHYPLLRSLMRQIAGDGVTLVNPAYETARALRELLKEHGIESDGHEEEEFPYRFYVSDAEERFQEFAGSILPYDVRMTKQINIEEY; encoded by the coding sequence ATGAACCAGAATAAACAGGCACCAATCGGTGTTTTTGATTCCGGAGTGGGCGGACTTACCGTTGCCAGAGAGATCATGCGCAACCTGCCCGGTGAGAGGATCGTATACTTTGGGGATACCGCAAGGGTGCCCTATGGAAGCAAGTCAAAAGATATCGTGTTGAAATATTCCCGTCAGATCGTGCGTTTCCTGCAGACCCAGGACGTGAAGGCCATTGTGGTGGCGTGTAATACAGCCAGTGCCATGGCGCTGGAAACCATACGGGAGGAGATAGATATCCCTATCATCGGTGTGGTGAAGCCGGGAGCAAAGGTGGCTGCACAGACCACCAGGAATAAAAAAATCGGCCTCATAGGTACAAGAGGTACTGTAAAGTCTGAGCTGTATCCTGCCATCATACATGAATATGATCCACAGATCCAGGTAATAGGCCAGGCCTGTCCCCTGCTGGTCCCGTTGGTGGAGGAGGGATGGCTAAAGGATGAAGTTACAGTGGAGGTGGCAAAACGCTATCTGGACCCGCTTCTGGAACAGGGGGTGGACACTTTGATCCTGGGCTGCACCCACTATCCCCTGCTGCGTTCCCTGATGCGTCAGATCGCGGGAGATGGTGTTACTTTGGTGAATCCTGCCTATGAGACTGCCCGGGCGCTCCGGGAGCTGTTGAAGGAGCATGGGATCGAGAGTGACGGACATGAGGAGGAGGAATTTCCTTACCGCTTCTATGTCAGTGACGCGGAGGAACGTTTTCAGGAATTTGCAGGTTCCATTCTGCCCTATGATGTGAGGATGACCAAGCAGATTAATATTGAGGAGTATTGA
- a CDS encoding DUF1934 domain-containing protein: MTKDVLITVKGMQAIDAGEKPEEVEVVAKGDYYYRNGHHFICYEEVQEGYDTITKNMIKVMKGSVEVQKKGLTNTHMVFEETKKNLTYYATPFGDMQMGISATKIDVKEQEENIDILIDYALEINEVHTADCQICVNVKPQGAGNFHLASSR, translated from the coding sequence ATGACGAAAGATGTGCTGATAACAGTAAAAGGGATGCAGGCGATCGACGCCGGAGAGAAACCTGAGGAAGTGGAAGTGGTGGCAAAAGGAGATTATTATTACAGGAACGGCCATCATTTCATTTGCTACGAGGAGGTTCAGGAAGGGTATGACACCATCACGAAGAATATGATCAAGGTCATGAAGGGCTCTGTGGAGGTGCAGAAAAAAGGACTCACCAACACACACATGGTCTTTGAGGAGACCAAGAAGAATCTGACCTATTATGCCACACCATTCGGAGATATGCAGATGGGAATATCCGCCACAAAAATTGACGTGAAGGAGCAGGAGGAGAATATTGATATCCTCATTGACTATGCTCTGGAGATCAACGAGGTACATACAGCGGACTGCCAGATCTGTGTTAATGTAAAGCCCCAGGGCGCAGGAAATTTCCATTTGGCGTCATCACGATAA
- the tig gene encoding trigger factor, translated as MKKKLIMALLTLSIAVMAAGCGDKKSDDSKNDDKKTETSTEDKAVDTNSKGNVVAVDVDDISKYVKLGDYKNLEVTETKQEIGDADVEDYISQQLTYKAEEITEDRPVQENDTVNIDYTGYLDGEAFDGGSATDADLLIGSNSFIEGFESGLIGKSKGEEVTLDLNFPDPYSNNPDLAGKAVQFKVKINTIKAAPELTDEWVKNNTDYKTVDEYKEEIKKSLKENADLNYMSQLKSDLFQKVVENSEITEYPEKPMSETMEYVKNKIQEQYASPSGMTLDEYWESQSISTEQAEETMTQMAQNILQQSLIVQAIFDAEKVQLSVKDYEAELEKFAADYGFKDAAALESAYSDETMVKANVLWSKACEILQETAKVTDVAPDAQSTGDEGEKTE; from the coding sequence ATGAAGAAAAAACTGATCATGGCGCTATTGACACTCAGTATTGCAGTGATGGCAGCAGGATGCGGCGACAAGAAGAGTGACGACAGCAAGAACGATGATAAAAAAACGGAAACTTCCACAGAGGATAAAGCAGTAGATACCAACAGCAAAGGCAACGTGGTGGCAGTGGATGTGGATGATATCAGCAAATATGTCAAACTGGGAGATTATAAGAACCTGGAGGTCACAGAGACAAAGCAGGAGATCGGCGACGCTGACGTGGAGGATTATATCAGCCAGCAGCTCACCTATAAGGCTGAGGAGATCACAGAAGACAGACCCGTACAGGAGAACGACACAGTCAACATTGATTACACAGGATACCTGGACGGAGAGGCGTTTGACGGCGGTTCCGCCACAGATGCGGATCTGTTGATCGGTTCCAATTCCTTTATCGAGGGATTTGAGAGCGGACTGATCGGCAAGAGCAAAGGGGAGGAGGTTACCCTTGACCTGAATTTCCCGGACCCGTACAGCAACAATCCTGACCTGGCCGGCAAGGCAGTGCAGTTTAAGGTGAAGATCAACACCATCAAAGCAGCGCCGGAGCTGACGGATGAGTGGGTAAAGAACAACACAGACTACAAAACAGTAGACGAGTATAAAGAAGAGATCAAGAAATCCCTGAAAGAAAACGCGGACCTGAACTACATGAGCCAGCTCAAATCCGACTTATTTCAAAAAGTAGTTGAGAACTCAGAGATTACAGAATATCCGGAAAAACCCATGTCCGAGACCATGGAATATGTGAAGAACAAGATCCAGGAGCAGTATGCAAGCCCAAGCGGCATGACCCTGGACGAGTATTGGGAATCCCAGAGCATTTCCACAGAACAGGCAGAGGAGACCATGACACAGATGGCACAGAATATCCTGCAGCAGTCTTTGATCGTGCAGGCCATTTTTGACGCGGAAAAAGTACAGCTCTCTGTAAAAGACTATGAAGCGGAGCTTGAGAAGTTTGCAGCGGACTACGGATTTAAGGATGCGGCGGCTCTTGAGAGCGCGTACAGCGACGAGACAATGGTGAAGGCCAATGTACTCTGGAGCAAAGCCTGCGAAATCCTTCAGGAGACAGCAAAAGTGACAGATGTGGCCCCGGATGCGCAGAGCACCGGAGACGAGGGAGAAAAAACTGAATAA
- a CDS encoding penicillin-binding transpeptidase domain-containing protein, with translation MKRKRIAAVIGAMAAIAVCAAGVFLYKAKFEEKREDVLKEYMGYIEKGRYDKMYALLDEASRNTVSAEDFVVRNQKIYEGIEADNIRLNISENQEKSQPISYKVTMDTVAGEISYDNDTFFEKEGGKWCIKWSDSMIFPGLKASDKVSVVSIDAKRGEIYDRNGELLAGQGTVANIGLVPGRMAVQPQDELEAMAALLGTSAGSISDKLDASWVKDDSFVPVKKMTNAQLETPVGDGEAALKDKLLELPGVMISDAESRVYPYGECTSHLLGYVQEINAEELEELRDKGYDEQSILGKSGLEKLYEDRLKAQKGYKISIVDSEGNEKEALASASPKDGENITLTIDAHLQQSVYEQYKNDKSSSIVMNPKTGEVLAMVSTPTFNGMDFVLGMSQEKWDSLNNDENKPLYNRTRESWVPGSAFKPVTGAVGLTTGTLSADENLGASGLSWQKDESWGDYQITTLHEYGDEAVLRNALIYSDNIYFAKAALKIGADTLSEQLKKLGFGQDIPFEIGMSKSQYSNEDGISSEIQLADSGYGQGQILVNPLHLACIYSAFVNEGNMIKPYLEIKDNRRAEYWIAGAFSKEAAAVIKEDLTAVIADENGTGHGAYTEGAELAGKTGTAEIKSSQDDQNGTELGWFAVFNTDGEKTDSFLMLNMVEDVKDRGGSGYVVDLDKALLDEMLAKE, from the coding sequence ATGAAGCGAAAGAGAATAGCTGCAGTGATAGGAGCCATGGCGGCAATTGCCGTCTGTGCGGCGGGAGTATTTCTGTACAAGGCAAAGTTTGAGGAGAAGCGCGAGGATGTATTGAAGGAGTACATGGGATATATTGAGAAGGGAAGATATGACAAGATGTACGCTTTGCTGGATGAGGCCAGCAGGAATACAGTGAGTGCCGAAGATTTTGTTGTAAGGAACCAGAAGATTTATGAGGGCATAGAAGCTGATAATATCCGCCTTAATATTTCTGAGAATCAGGAGAAAAGCCAGCCCATATCCTATAAAGTTACCATGGATACCGTGGCAGGGGAAATTTCCTATGACAATGACACCTTTTTTGAGAAAGAGGGGGGAAAGTGGTGTATAAAGTGGAGTGATTCCATGATATTTCCCGGACTCAAAGCCTCAGATAAGGTGAGTGTTGTCAGCATAGACGCAAAGCGGGGAGAAATCTATGACAGGAACGGTGAACTTCTGGCGGGACAGGGGACTGTGGCGAATATAGGACTTGTACCCGGCAGGATGGCGGTTCAGCCTCAGGATGAGCTGGAAGCTATGGCGGCGCTTCTGGGAACCAGTGCCGGCAGTATTTCCGATAAGCTGGATGCCTCCTGGGTGAAGGATGATTCCTTCGTGCCGGTGAAGAAGATGACAAATGCCCAGTTGGAGACCCCCGTGGGAGACGGGGAGGCTGCTCTGAAGGATAAGCTGCTGGAACTTCCTGGTGTGATGATCTCTGACGCAGAGAGCAGGGTTTATCCCTATGGGGAATGTACCTCACATCTTCTGGGCTATGTGCAGGAGATCAATGCGGAAGAGCTGGAGGAATTAAGAGACAAGGGATATGATGAACAAAGCATTCTGGGGAAAAGTGGTCTTGAGAAACTGTACGAAGACAGGCTGAAAGCGCAGAAGGGCTATAAGATATCCATTGTGGACTCAGAGGGCAACGAGAAGGAGGCGCTTGCCTCCGCATCTCCCAAGGACGGAGAGAACATCACACTGACCATTGATGCACATCTTCAGCAGAGTGTGTATGAACAGTATAAGAATGACAAGAGCAGTTCCATTGTGATGAACCCTAAGACCGGGGAGGTGCTGGCAATGGTTTCCACACCGACCTTCAACGGCATGGATTTTGTGCTGGGAATGTCTCAGGAAAAGTGGGATTCTTTGAACAATGATGAGAATAAACCCCTGTACAACAGAACAAGGGAAAGCTGGGTTCCCGGCTCTGCCTTCAAGCCGGTCACCGGTGCTGTGGGCCTTACGACAGGAACCCTTTCCGCGGACGAGAACCTGGGAGCCAGCGGGCTTTCCTGGCAAAAGGATGAGAGCTGGGGCGATTACCAGATCACCACTCTGCATGAATACGGGGATGAGGCTGTTCTGCGGAATGCCCTTATCTATTCAGACAATATATATTTTGCAAAGGCGGCGCTGAAGATTGGGGCGGATACACTGTCAGAGCAGTTGAAAAAACTGGGATTCGGGCAGGATATCCCCTTTGAGATCGGGATGAGCAAATCCCAGTATTCCAACGAGGACGGAATATCCTCAGAGATCCAGCTTGCGGACAGCGGCTATGGCCAGGGGCAGATCCTGGTGAATCCCCTCCATCTGGCATGCATCTATTCTGCATTTGTCAATGAAGGAAATATGATAAAGCCATATCTGGAGATAAAGGACAACAGGAGAGCCGAATACTGGATAGCAGGCGCGTTCTCCAAGGAAGCTGCCGCTGTGATAAAAGAGGATTTGACAGCAGTCATTGCGGATGAAAATGGAACCGGCCACGGCGCTTACACAGAAGGAGCAGAGCTGGCAGGCAAGACAGGTACTGCGGAGATCAAGTCATCCCAGGACGATCAAAACGGGACAGAGCTTGGATGGTTTG